Proteins encoded by one window of Actinomycetota bacterium:
- a CDS encoding branched-chain amino acid ABC transporter permease, which produces GEASFNSSTLVRILAVAVIARMTNLTVAALAAGSLGILEAAFQWSFGSVTVLDGILLFIIGAILILQRHQRSRAELESASSWRSAREIRPIPPELRGLPVVRSWVRNLTLLGVALALGIPWLLSPSQNNLASVILIYAMVALSLLVLTGWAGQISLGQFAFAAIGGYVAGRVMLPFPVPLLAAGIVGAVSAVVVGLPALKLRGLHLAITTLAFALTTTTLLLNPSYLGAGLPDTLDRPTLVGMQLEDERIFYYLCLALIALLIASVTGLRRSRTARALIACRDNEAAAQSFGINLTRARLTAFAVSGTIAAIAGALFAYHQHGVRVQAFAADRSVTMFLIAVIGGMGSIASPLIGAAYYGVQLILALPPAVQGLINGGGGLLVLMLLPGGLGQGVFDIRDAILRRVARRNRIVVASLVADVRTAEGDIDEVSPIAPKIRPGGGTIFVPERYRLQGQWALPVGPRQAGTKEEGRGG; this is translated from the coding sequence GGGGAGGCCTCGTTCAACTCCTCCACGCTCGTCCGGATCCTCGCGGTGGCGGTGATCGCCCGGATGACGAACCTGACCGTCGCCGCCCTGGCGGCCGGGTCCCTCGGGATCCTGGAGGCGGCCTTCCAGTGGTCCTTCGGCAGCGTGACCGTCCTCGACGGGATCCTGCTGTTCATCATCGGCGCGATCCTCATCCTGCAGCGGCACCAGCGCTCCAGGGCCGAGCTCGAATCCGCGAGCTCGTGGCGGTCGGCTCGCGAGATCAGGCCCATCCCCCCGGAGCTGCGCGGGCTCCCGGTCGTCCGCAGCTGGGTGCGCAACCTCACCCTGCTCGGTGTCGCGCTCGCACTGGGGATCCCCTGGCTCCTCTCGCCCAGCCAGAACAACCTGGCCTCGGTGATCCTTATCTACGCGATGGTCGCGCTCTCCCTCCTCGTGCTGACGGGATGGGCGGGACAGATCAGCCTCGGGCAGTTCGCGTTCGCCGCCATCGGTGGATACGTGGCCGGCCGCGTCATGCTCCCTTTCCCGGTGCCGCTGCTGGCCGCCGGCATCGTCGGCGCCGTCTCTGCGGTCGTGGTCGGGCTCCCCGCCCTGAAGCTCAGGGGTCTGCACCTGGCGATAACCACGCTCGCGTTCGCGCTCACGACGACCACGCTGCTCCTGAACCCGAGCTACCTCGGCGCCGGTCTGCCGGACACGCTCGACCGGCCGACCCTCGTCGGGATGCAGCTCGAGGACGAGCGGATCTTCTACTACCTGTGCCTGGCCCTCATCGCCCTGCTGATCGCGTCGGTGACGGGACTGCGGCGCAGCCGCACGGCCCGGGCGTTGATCGCCTGCCGGGACAACGAGGCGGCCGCCCAGTCGTTCGGCATCAACCTCACCCGGGCCCGGCTGACCGCCTTCGCGGTCTCCGGGACGATCGCCGCTATAGCGGGAGCCCTGTTCGCCTACCACCAGCACGGGGTGCGGGTGCAGGCGTTCGCCGCCGACCGCAGCGTCACCATGTTCCTCATCGCCGTGATCGGCGGCATGGGGTCCATAGCCTCGCCGCTGATCGGAGCGGCCTACTACGGGGTGCAGCTGATCCTGGCCCTGCCGCCCGCTGTCCAGGGGCTCATCAACGGTGGCGGGGGGCTGCTCGTCCTGATGCTCCTGCCCGGCGGCCTCGGCCAGGGCGTCTTCGACATCCGCGACGCGATCCTGCGCCGGGTCGCCCGGCGTAACCGGATCGTCGTGGCCAGCCTGGTGGCGGATGTCCGGACGGCGGAGGGCGATATCGACGAGGTGTCGCCGATCGCCCCGAAGATCCGTCCCGGCGGCGGGACGATCTTCGTCCCGGAGAGGTACAGGCTGCAGGGCCAGTGGGCGCTGCCGGTGGGCCCGCGCCAGGCCGGGACGAAGGAGG